A genome region from Mesorhizobium sp. B2-1-8 includes the following:
- a CDS encoding winged helix-turn-helix domain-containing protein, producing MRLLLVEDDHRTADYIMRGLTEAGHVCDLLRNGHDGLFAATSGGYDVIVADRMIPGLDGLSMVKAVRAAGVRTPAIFLTSVGGIDDRVEGLEAGGDDYLVKPFAFSELLARINALGRRPAAQEQRTVLRVADLEMDLIMRRVVRRGQPIDLQPREFSLLEVLMRGEGRVITRTMLLERVWDFHFDPKTSVVETHISRLRAKVDKPFDTQLIHTIRNTGYSLHAPLAP from the coding sequence ATGCGCCTACTTCTCGTCGAGGACGACCACAGGACGGCGGACTATATCATGCGAGGCCTGACCGAGGCCGGCCATGTCTGCGACCTCCTGCGCAACGGCCATGACGGGCTTTTCGCGGCGACCAGCGGCGGCTACGACGTGATCGTTGCCGACCGGATGATCCCCGGTCTCGACGGCCTGTCCATGGTCAAGGCTGTCCGCGCCGCGGGCGTGCGCACACCAGCGATCTTCCTCACCTCCGTCGGCGGCATCGACGATCGCGTCGAGGGGCTCGAGGCCGGCGGTGACGACTATCTGGTCAAGCCCTTCGCCTTTTCCGAACTGCTTGCCCGCATCAACGCGCTTGGCCGGCGGCCGGCCGCGCAGGAGCAAAGGACGGTCCTGCGGGTTGCGGACCTCGAGATGGACCTGATCATGCGGCGGGTGGTCAGGCGGGGCCAGCCGATCGACTTGCAGCCGAGGGAGTTCAGCCTGCTCGAGGTGCTGATGCGCGGCGAGGGCCGCGTCATCACCCGCACCATGCTTCTGGAACGCGTCTGGGATTTTCATTTCGATCCCAAGACCAGCGTCGTCGAGACCCATATCAGCCGGCTGCGGGCCAAGGTCGACAAGCCGTTCGACACCCAGCTCATCCACACCATCCGCAA